From the Glycine max cultivar Williams 82 chromosome 11, Glycine_max_v4.0, whole genome shotgun sequence genome, the window TTTTTATGTGAACGGTATACATCTGAAAAAATATGGATACTTCAATATAACTAgcttaaaagactaaaatctatataataaaatagtattGAATGTTAATACTAATTAACATTCAATACTAGAATTAACATTCAATACTATTTTCAATTattgattttaagataattttaaaatcttccTCCACCCAACAAATAATATTGAATGTTAATTAGTGATGGATTTTCTATAATTcatgataaattaacaaaaaaaacttcttttggTATAAAAAATACCCATAGGATTTTCTTTCAGGTCTTGCTGACCCAgtaaaagaattcaaaatattttttttattagaattcaCTTTAAGAGTACATTAGAAATCACACTAAAAATGTATTAAtgacattttaaatattttttattttaaattccttggCAGCTTAGGTAGTTTCTTATGATAACTtgcccttttttatatttatttgatatccGATCACTGATTTACCTACTAAATCCATTAATAGAAAGTTAGacactgcaaaaaaaaaaaccaaaatttaaattaatacagTAACTTTTATATTACCAGAGCAATAGAAAAATTtgtggggaaaaaaaaaaaatcagataaaACTATTGAATGGCATTCACAGACAGGAATAAAAATGTGgcaggaaaaaaaatagcattggAAAACTATGCAAGTGCAATGCATAAATATATGACAAGGATGTTTAACTGAGAACACTAGTGGTGGATCTGGAAGCAGATAATATAAGCCAGATACGTCCTGACTCAGCACATCGTCCAGCAAACGCCCATTGGATAAGTTCTGTTTCCGTGTCCTAAAATCCAAACACACCAAAACCACGGTTCACTGTGGGGTCCACATTCCTTCTTTCTCTCCCCTCACTTTTATATAACAACCCTAATCCCCAATTTTCGTTACTCACATTCCTTCCCAATTTCTCCCACGACAACGTATCACAAGCTCCCAATATAGCAAGCAGCAAACATGATTTCTTCCGTGTCCTTTCCAGCGTCTCTTCCCGCCGTTAACTTCTCCGGCAACGCCATGGCTTCGCCGTCGTGCCGCGTCAAATCCCGGCCAATAGTCGCCTTCGCCACCGCCACTGCCACCGCTGAAGCTCGCTCTTCCTGGACGGAGCAACCGAGACCTTCCTATCTGAACTCCTCTTGCTCTTCGCTTTACGATATCCTCGGCATCCCCGCTGGCGCCTCTAACCAAGAAATCAAGGCCGCGTACCGGCGACTAGCCAGAGTCTGCCACCCCGACGTGGCGGCCATCGACCGGAAAAATTCGTCCGCTGACGAATTCATGAAGATCCACGCCGCGTACTCTACTCTTTCTGATCCCGACAAGCGCGCTAACTACGATCGGAGCCTATTCCGGCGACAACGGCCGTTGTCGACGGCGGCGGTGTTCTCCGGTTACACGCGTCGGAACTGGGAAACGGATCAGTGCTGGTAGTGAGTCACTGAGTCGACTCGCTCGAGTGAATGAGAGAAGACGCGGTTATTGAAGCGCCTTTCTTTGCATATAAGTAATTAATCACTAGTTAGTTAGTCGTTAGAGTTTGTATGATACTACGTATATGTATAgctacatacatacatatacgcGTAGAGTAGAATAGACTGCCACTTGTACTGAGTACTCTTGTAATATAAACTTTTCATcaaaaattttatggatgaaaaagaaaaaaaaaacagaaaagaaaattgacttTGGTATACGCGATTGCCCAATATCTACTTTTGCttcttttattacttttttcgaTTAATTAAGAACATCCTAGGTTTATTATTGATTCATTATTGATCAGTTCaagaaattaagaagaaaaaaagagaacatGATTGAGAGATTTGTGATGTTGATTGAGTTAGGGGCAGTTAACCTAAAGCACAGAAGGTTATTTGGCTTTTTTCTAAATCAAATTTGCTTGGAGCCCTAGAAATTTGGAATTTTTTGTTCTATTATTAGAATCCAAAGTCAACTGCATTTGGCGTGTTCATGAGTCGTTCACCATAACGAAAAAGTGCTAGAAGCTCAAGGTTTCTAGAAGATGGAGTAGCGTGCCGTTTTTGCGATTCTACTGTCGGTTGATTAATTAATCGTtgatttttatgcatttttttttattaattcatgtGATGATGTGAATCTACTTtttcattttccctttttgAGTGATCCAAGTTCCAACTTGCGAAGGACAAACCAAGAAAAGTAAGGTGCGTGTTCCGATTGAAATTGCGAACAGTTAGCCGGTAAACGCAAATTTGTTTATTGttcaatattgttttttttttgtctttttataattataatgtctTCATGTTACATCTAGGTATGTGTTCAgtgttcaataaaattaaaaattggcgTCAATGGACGACAAATGTGTTTCATAATAGTATTAGTGATGCTTTCtatattcaaataatagttctcaaatattttatttaaaacttttcatcatttattttcttaatattcatctaataaattatacattattACCCCTGCATGTGCTAAGATCCCGTGGCATtactcttttaaaaattttccgtgtttttttattctgggtaatagataaaaaaaaaatcatagattatatatatatatgtgatacAACATATGATATGATCATATGATgtgatagaaaaaaatagaaaaaaataaaaaaaatattaataaaatgtataaaattaataaattaatgagtGATTGATTTATCATTATTCCATAAATAGAAACATCCGCTTCCAATTCATGCGAACCCCACCAATAGAAAACTACTTGATTATCTCTATGACTCTATCACATAAAATGGATAACAAACCAACATGGTATaaattaagatgatttttaattagttaatagaATCAAAACTTTCATATTGActgcatatatttattttactcaacaaaatagataaatgattaatatatacatgaaatttgaaatatcaGACATTGTTGCAGTGTCACTAGGCATGGACCACCAAGACAATAACGAAACATATCAACAAGCTTTATTTGTTGGGTACCTAAGAACATAATCTCCGCATACGAAAGAAGAAAGGGAAAGAATATTCATTCAGATCAGAGGTTTTGACTTTAATTCTCTTGAACTGAAAGAGAAAATAACAGTTGTGTAAATGTGTCGGAAAACATGATTAACAAAGTGCCCCTTTGGTAAATacttaacaattaaattattttattgtgacataatttaatataaaattcatagttgaaattaatttaagtgtattttttttaaattttagcgTGATAACAAATTTTTCACGCTGCTAACTACATACCATTCTACATTTTAGAGAAAATacgtaaagaaaaaaatacagacataaaatgataaaaacgaATCACAGGTTATGAAACGAAGGAAAATGGCATTATTTTCCTTCTCGTGGAGGTGACTCTTCAGCAgctttgaaaattaattaattttgtcgtTGTCCCCCTATCCTTCTAAAAAACAGATATGTAGCAAACTCATCGTGATGTGTATTGTGGCCCTGAATGGTacaaacaataaaacatattattttatctatcaCTGTAATGGACTAGACACTATCTTCCAAACCTATATGACAAATTATTCCAGTAGACACAATCAAACATTAGAGAGAAGATAACCTTCTAGATgtatataagaaaagaaaaaaaaaaaaaccttctaGATGTTTAGAGGCTGCTAGGATATTAAAGTATGTTTGAAAGAATGAAGATGTGAGAGatgaaaaaagatgatttttttaatattgatgaaatgaagttaaaaatatatgaaagttttaaattaaaatgattataagagtaataaaagaaaaataaatagataaaataattatgcattTTCAATTTTACCGCTTGAAGACAACTAGGAAATAAGAGGTGTGAGTAGTAAAAGGAAGTTTGCCAATAGTAAatgataaaaaactttttactGAACCCTTTGATATCCCTCCCTTCTCTTCTCATTTTTCACGCCACTGATGACATCCACAACCTGAACCTACCGCAGAGCATTGCTTTGCAAGCCCACACTCAGTATAAtatgtgtaattttaattttgtcattCCTTAAAGCTTATACACATCGGTAATATGTATACTCATTGTCAATCCATAAGTGattcaaataacttttttttttctttcaaaaatatgtttatgaattaatttaaaattaatagttcATGCACAGATCGAACTTGTAACTTTTACGTTATTAGCACGATACTCTAACCAACTTAACTAATAgataaattatgttataaaataattaatatcactatatataacactaaaaattttaatacatatttaatgcacatggaaatttagataataaattttgtgacaattaattttgatctaataattaatttatttacatatataaaaattttggtCTAGCTTGAAAATATTTACGATAAATTTgggtttaaaaaattaaatttaatgtacTTTGAGGACAAATTCGAGTTACACATTAAACCATTCCAACTCAatctataatttaattacatttttaaaaaaaggtattACTTTCGGTCCTTATTCTAAGGATTAACTAACTAATTCATCggattaaataaattgattagtTTAATTGAGCATTAAATTTGTCCcaagttaatattttaaatggattatgtttctcttatttttacatttttttataactaaattttaattaagagtacttttgtaaaaaaaaataatgcaatagACATTTTAAATTGAACTTTATAAAAAAGACTAagtaatactttttaatttggaccttataataagaagaaaatgaatatagtttttaaaacaaatatatattaacaatgcAAATTCTTAGACTtgataaataatgttttatctaacataatattatatttatattgatatgatttttcttaaatataattataaaatatacctCAATTATAGTCCtatactttaattttataatttaactatatataatggtaaaattaatatattatgccAACAACTCGGTTGAcccaattttattcaaaatattgtCGGATCGATCTTCATAAAATCAGTTTGAGTTCACAAGATTCaatctatttaatttttggGCCAACTAGGGAATAAGTTAACTTTCCCGAGAGGCAAGAAAACCTTTACTGatatacaaaatacaaatatatttatccTTAGTCTATAGAAGATtaaatttataagttattttaatttaaaggaaAGGTacatatacttatatttttcactttgtaaattttgttattttagatgatatatattataattttgcaGAAAAATAGAAACGCCATAATCACAGGAATAATCAATCTCATCAGAAGTTTATGAGCTATCattgacttaaattttaaatatttttattgtttgattattttttagttgtagAACGAGGTAtagaatttaaaacaaaaagggCAATCTGTGTGGTTTACCTGCAGGCTGCAGTGTGCAATGATTTCGCAGAACAAACTTCTACAACCTTCCATGTGACGGAGATAAGAAACAGTGCCTAATTTGATATGCTTATACTTATAGTAGATGTGTTTCTAGAACACTAGAACATACCATGGGGATAAGAAACACTTTGTTGAAGACTCTCTTTTCCCTTCTTCAAACCTCGTGCAACACTCTGGAAACCAGAGActagaatatataaattaaatattaaagagCTAATTTAACCATGTGTCAAATCTTTAtagaattaatttaatcaaaaaacatttaaaacacTAATGGTGATGTTTTTTAGGGACTGAATTAAttaccatttttaaaaaaaaaactaatatctatatatatatatatatatataagtaagtAATTAATTTAGAGAACCAAATTGAAGATTTACcttgttttatttcattatacATGATTTCATGAATTGTTTTATCAACCTTAAATAAAGTTATCAGTGTTGAGATTCACATATAAACAAATATGGTTTTATTACTTACGGTGGAGCAGAGTACGACCAAATATTTAGCCTCCATGATCAATCGTATCCATTGATACAATATACCCTAAGAAATGAACGGATAAGATGATTTTTGAACAgatagttttgaaaaataatttttagtccttaatgaTTAAGAAGCATCTTTATTGAGGACCTACATGTGTTGTTGTGCCTCTCCATTGCAAAGGGAAGAGAGGCTGAAGCCTGAAGGGATAATTGAGTGGGGAGGGATGCAAAACTTGAGGCAACTTAAGTCAAATGACTTTTATTTGTTGCTTGCTGTAATTTCATGGttaacattgaaattcaatacTCCACATTGGATTATCTATTGTCTACCTAAATCTCATGAACACATTATATAAAGGTGTGTTtactttttacaaaaataatcttTTCATTTCTAAACATCAAAGAGCCTCTTTTCAACTGTATTTCatcctataaataaataaatatcagaaTAAAAACAACCTAAATCAATGATAACATTGATCACAGACAACACCACCCATGTTTCACAATGATCCAAGCTATTTAGTATTCACCGTGCAAGTGACTTCACATGGAAAGTCTTGTTTATGCATATTTGAGCTCTGAGACATccgaattaaatatataatcatttacAAACACTCACTCAAAATTGCTGCAAATAGTGTCTCTTGGACTTGGACTTGCATCTATTGAGGAAGCTAATTCATATGCGAACGCTCATTAGGTAgcttagtaaaataaataaataaaactacaaaaatattgttCGTAGacgttttttttatagaaatgatacttgtaaaataatttgtaaaacaaaCTATACAActaagagagaagaagagataaaaaaaaatgaaattgtaataaatgataaaattgaggaaaaaaataaatataaaatatgatgttgtataaattattatataatttattgttatatgtgtattatatgttttttgttttcgcTTTCTCCCTCTAGTCTCTATATGTTTATCTTTATGATTAATATCCGATGGGCAATTAAAAATGCACTTGATTGCAATCAATGTCAGCTCCTCGGTGCCAAATGCTGAATCAGATATCAAGTTATGAAAAGAACCCACTTTGGCATTGGTAAATAATTCATCATAAACCAATTGGATTCTTAGTTTTTCTCTTCAATTTGATTAGAATATATAGATAGTGTAAAATAACTTTAagttatgtttaaatatttttttccttaaaagaaacttttaaaattaactatcaaacaatttatattttttttattattattttaatcagaaaaaagttatgtatcagtctaattttttttacgtaATTATCGAATCACAATTCATCTTGTATGATAAgtctattgatttttaaaataattatctaataataattcaaatgataatttatgattaccATCAAtatatagaatttaattttttttttaaactaaaagtttttttttgtcccTCATCTATTAGGTCCTTGTGAGAAGGAGAATAATAGGAGGGTTAGATatacaacttttttaaaaaagttatttcaattattttcttttctcttaaaGGCTATTTTTCTCCATTTTGATAAAGATTAAGctctttattttgaaaagatatttttaaaatgtctggcttaatttatctttttaaagaaaaaaactaatcaaACACTACCAATGAGTTGTAAATTTGACTACCAAATTGAAAGCTCGGCCAAACAaagtttatgtaattttttttacaagtaccaaatatttatcaatttcgtcaataaatttttacaggAGAATTCTAACTAAATATCATATGAGACCTACtaaattttatcacttttaataaattttaaccaataaaaaaatttaaatttaaataaatgtgctagaaattgtatttttaatatttttcttaagattaatatctttaataaagtttttcctttctaatatttttttttattcaca encodes:
- the LOC100800959 gene encoding chaperone protein dnaJ 11, chloroplastic-like is translated as MISSVSFPASLPAVNFSGNAMASPSCRVKSRPIVAFATATATAEARSSWTEQPRPSYLNSSCSSLYDILGIPAGASNQEIKAAYRRLARVCHPDVAAIDRKNSSADEFMKIHAAYSTLSDPDKRANYDRSLFRRQRPLSTAAVFSGYTRRNWETDQCW